In Streptomyces canus, one DNA window encodes the following:
- a CDS encoding SPW repeat protein: MANVSHTRGDITSHPDAPEMRERYARMLGGRDVALVDGPVFLLGLYCAVSPWILHYTTSQPALVTHNLIVGIATGLLALGFTQTPERMYGLSWAFCAVGIWMIIAPWVVGESPDAGVALNNIIIGALAVILGLMCTVTAAKSAPKP, from the coding sequence ATGGCCAACGTCTCGCACACCAGAGGTGACATCACCAGCCACCCTGACGCTCCAGAAATGCGGGAACGCTACGCCCGCATGCTCGGCGGTCGTGATGTGGCGCTCGTGGACGGACCGGTGTTCCTGCTCGGTCTGTACTGCGCCGTGTCCCCCTGGATACTCCACTACACGACGAGCCAGCCCGCCCTCGTGACCCACAACCTCATCGTGGGCATAGCGACCGGTCTGCTGGCCCTCGGATTCACCCAGACCCCTGAGCGCATGTACGGCCTCAGCTGGGCCTTCTGCGCGGTCGGCATCTGGATGATCATCGCCCCCTGGGTCGTCGGCGAGAGCCCCGACGCCGGTGTGGCGCTGAACAACATCATCATCGGCGCCCTCGCGGTGATCCTGGGGCTGATGTGCACCGTCACGGCGGCGAAGAGCGCACCCAAGCCGTAG